From Myxococcus virescens:
GGGTCATCGACCTGCCCCTGTCAGAACACCAACAGACGGCCGAGTCCAAGGCCCGTCGAGGGGTGAACATGCAGGCGGCCGTCACCCGGTGGAAGGTCGTGAAGCAGTCGGGCGAGGCGGCGCTCCTGTCCTGCGCCATCGAGACCGGGCGCACGCATCAGATAAGAAGGCATCTGGCGGCCATCGGACATCCGGTGGCTGGGGACAAGAAGTACGGTGACTTCGCCTTCAACCGCGACGTGCGGGCGCGCTGGGGGCTCAAAAGGTTGTTCCTGCACGCCGAGCGCATCGAATTCCCGCATCCCGAAGGCGGCGCGAAGGTGGCTGTCGAGGCTCCCCTCGCCGTCGAGCTCCGAGATGTGCTCAAGCGGGCCGCATTGGTGCCCTGACGCCCGCGAGGCACAAAAGAAACGCGTATGTCCGACCCAAAATCCGCTGACCGCAGCCGCTCGAAGCTGGTGCTCGACGGCGTCCCCTCCAAGCGCTGGTGGAAGTTCCTCCTGAAGACCGCGGGATGGCTTTCGCTGACCGGGGCCACGGGCGCCGTGATTGCCGTGACGGCCGTGTACTACGTGTACGCGGATGGGTTGCCCGCCATCCCCAAGGTGGACGAGTACTGGCCGCCCATCGTCACCGAGGTCTACACGGATGACGCGGTGCTGGCCGGCGAGTTCTACGAAGAGCGCCGCAAGGTGGTGCCCTACGAGCGGATTCCGAAGCGCCTGGTGCAGGCCTTCATCGCGTCGGAGGACTCCAGCTTCTTCGACCACTTCGGCGTGGACGTGCTGGGCACCGCGCGCGCCGGCTTCAAGACGGTGAGCTCCAAGCTGGGGCTGCGCTCGGGCGGCATCCAGGGTGGCTCCACGCTGACGCAGCAGACTGCGAAGGCGGTGCTCATCTCCGCGGAGGGCTACAAGTCCGCCACCGCGAAGACGCTCACCCGCAAGATTCGCGAGGCCATCCTCGCCCGGCGCCTGGAGGAGTCGCTGACGAAGGAGGAGATTCTCTACCTCTACCTCAACAACGTCTTCCTCGGGCACCACAGCTACGGCGTGCAGAGCGCGGCGGAGAACTACTACCGCAAGGACGTGCGCGACCTGACGCTGGGTGAGATGACGCTCATCGCCGGTCTGCCGCAGGCGCCCAGCCGCTACTCGCCCTTCCTGCGCCCGGAGGCGGCCCGCAAGCGCCGCTCCTACGTGCTGCGCCGCATGTTGGTGGAGGGCATGATTTCGCAGGAGGAGCACGACGCCGCCAACGCCGAAGAGGTGAAGGTGTACCCGGTGGAGGACGTGTTCCACGAGTTCGCGCCGTACTTCGTGGAGCAGGTGCGCAAGGACGTGGTGGACCGGTACGGCAACCCCGTGCTGCTCAAGGCCGGCCTCAAGGTCTTCACCACCATGGACAGCGAGCGCCAGCGCGCCGCGCAGGACGCGGTGCTCCACGGCCTGCTGTCGGTGGACAAGCGCCAGGGCTGGCGCGGCCCGGTGGAGCAGCTCGCGTCGAAGGAGGCCATCCGCGCCTTCATCGACCGCTCGAAGAAGCTCATGGGCGCGAAGGAGCTGGAGGAGAACCGGCTCTACGTCGCCGTCGTCACGTCCATTGACGGGGACGGCAAGGGCGCGGACGTGCAGGTGGGCGGGCACGCTGGGCGGCTGCCGCTGCTGGGCATGCGCTGGGCGCGCAAGGTGAATCCGGAGGGCTACTACCCGGCGATGATGATTAGCTCGGTGAAGAAGGCCATCTCCGAGGGCGACGTCATCGTGGTGCGCCACGTCACGAAGAAGGACCTGACGGACGACAAGGAGCAGTGGGACAAGAAGCTCGCGGACGAAATCCCCAGCGAGGGCGTGAAGCTCTTCCGCCTGGAGCAGACGCCCGAGGCGCAGAGCGCGCTCGTCTCCATCGACCCCCACCGCCAGTACCTCACCGCGATGGTGGGCGGCTACGACTTCGACGACAACGAGTTCAACCGCGCCTTCCAGGCGTGCCGTCAGCCGGGCAGCTCCTTCAAGCCCTTCGTGTACTCGGCGGCGCTGGAGCAGCTGAACTGGACGCAGGCCACCGTGCTGGTGGACTCGCCGATTGTGGAGCACGACCCGGACACCAAGGTGTCGTGGAAGCCGGCCAACTACAGCGACAAGTTCGAAGGCGAGGTGCTGCTGCGCACGTCGCTGGTCAACTCGCTGAACGTGCCCGCGGTGAAGACGTTCGGCGCGGTGGGCGTGAAGAACATGGCCGCGTGGAGCACGAAGCTCGGCATCACCACGCCCATGAACATGGACTTCTCCGCGGCGCTGGGCTCCTCGTGCGTGTACCCGGTGGACCTGGCCAACGCCTACGCCACCTTCAACCGCTACGGCCGCAAGAAGCCCACGTACTTCATCCGCAAGATTGAGGACCGCTGGGGCCGCACGTTGGAGGACCACACGGCCTTCGACGACGCGTGGGCGCCCCTGCAGGACCGCGTGGCCGCCGGCTACGCGCGCCTCTTCGAGCCGGGCGAGCAGGTGATGAGCCCGGAGGCCGGCTTCATCCTCACGCACCTGCTGCG
This genomic window contains:
- a CDS encoding penicillin-binding protein 1A; translated protein: MSDPKSADRSRSKLVLDGVPSKRWWKFLLKTAGWLSLTGATGAVIAVTAVYYVYADGLPAIPKVDEYWPPIVTEVYTDDAVLAGEFYEERRKVVPYERIPKRLVQAFIASEDSSFFDHFGVDVLGTARAGFKTVSSKLGLRSGGIQGGSTLTQQTAKAVLISAEGYKSATAKTLTRKIREAILARRLEESLTKEEILYLYLNNVFLGHHSYGVQSAAENYYRKDVRDLTLGEMTLIAGLPQAPSRYSPFLRPEAARKRRSYVLRRMLVEGMISQEEHDAANAEEVKVYPVEDVFHEFAPYFVEQVRKDVVDRYGNPVLLKAGLKVFTTMDSERQRAAQDAVLHGLLSVDKRQGWRGPVEQLASKEAIRAFIDRSKKLMGAKELEENRLYVAVVTSIDGDGKGADVQVGGHAGRLPLLGMRWARKVNPEGYYPAMMISSVKKAISEGDVIVVRHVTKKDLTDDKEQWDKKLADEIPSEGVKLFRLEQTPEAQSALVSIDPHRQYLTAMVGGYDFDDNEFNRAFQACRQPGSSFKPFVYSAALEQLNWTQATVLVDSPIVEHDPDTKVSWKPANYSDKFEGEVLLRTSLVNSLNVPAVKTFGAVGVKNMAAWSTKLGITTPMNMDFSAALGSSCVYPVDLANAYATFNRYGRKKPTYFIRKIEDRWGRTLEDHTAFDDAWAPLQDRVAAGYARLFEPGEQVMSPEAGFILTHLLRGVVLQGTGGPAQRLGKPAAGKTGTTNDSFDAWFAGYTRDLVTVAWVGYDLNPHPLGRYETGGRAALPIWLNYMKSALEGRPQSEFYPWQSMDLVRLHIDKKTGKIAPAGSRDSELMFFKKGTEPKDAVPDKNTVDVDQFMMGAQ